The proteins below come from a single Oncorhynchus keta strain PuntledgeMale-10-30-2019 chromosome 1, Oket_V2, whole genome shotgun sequence genomic window:
- the LOC127907960 gene encoding uncharacterized protein LOC127907960, whose product MGLGGRRHTHLGAGQVQPIRKSFSQQKGFITDRNTPFNSCPGGWSQTIPQVTKPDVEVLGWRGYTWPAVEEVLGWRGYTWPAVEEVLGWRGYTWSVVEEVLGWRGYTWPAVEEVLGWRGYMWPAVEEVLGWRGYTWSVVEEVLGWRGYTWSVVEEFLGWRGYTWPAVEEVLGWRGYTWSPVVRPVGRTNKFSKMMLEAAYGREIKI is encoded by the exons ATGGGCCTCGGAGGGCGTAggcacacccacttgggagccggacaggtccagccaatcagaaagaGTTTTTCCcaacaaaagggctttataacaGACCGAAATACTCCTTTCaacagctgtccgggtggctggtcgcagacgatcccgcaggtgactaagcctgatgtggaggtcctgggctggcgtggttacacgtggcctgcggttgaagaggtcctgggctggcgtggttacacgtggcctgcggttgaagaggtcctgggctggcgtggttacacgtggtctgtggttgaggaggtcctgggctggcgtggttacacgtggcctgcggttgaagag gtcctgggctggcgtggttacatgtggccTGCGGTTgaagaggtcctgggctggcgtggttacacgtggtctgtggttgaggaggtcctgggctggcgtggttacacgtggtctgtggttgaggagttcctgggctggcgtggttacacgtggcctgcggttgaagaggtcctgggctggcgtggttacacgtggtctccggttgtgaggccagttggacgtactaacaaattctctaaaatgatgttggaggcggcttatggtagagaaattaagatttaa